ACGACGGGGTGATAGTCGGGGTGGATTCCCTGTTTCATGTGATCTCCTGTACCTTAATGCGAACGATTATCATTCCTAGCATAGGAGGTCCCATGAGCGCACGCTGCCAGGTCACGGGCGCAACGCCTCAGTTCGGAAATTCAGTTTCACACAGTCACCGACGCACAAAACGTCGTTTTGACCCGAACATTCAGCGCAAGCGTTACTGGGTGCCCAGTCTCGGACGCCACGTCACGATCAACCTTTCCGCAAAAGCTATCGGCATTGTCGACCGCCGTGGAATCGACGCCGTGGCCGCTGAACTCATCGCGAAAGGAGAACGTATCTAATGGCAAAGAGCAACGAGATCCGACCGATCATCAAGCTCCGCTCCACCGCCGGAACTGGATACACCTACGTCACGCGCAAGAACAAGCGCAATGACCCTGACCGCATGCATCTCACCAAGTACGACCCCATCGTGCGCCGCCACGTGGAATTCAAAGAGGAACGCTGATGGCTAAGAAAAGCAAGATCGCCAAGGATGCGCAGCGCCGCGAAATCGTCGCTCGCTACGCTGACCGCCGCGCTGAACTGAAGCGCACGATCCTCTCGCCGCAGAGCTCGCCCGAGGAGGTTTCCGACGCAGTCAAGGCCCTGGCAAAGCTGCCCCGTGACTCCTCCCCCACCCGTTTGCGCAACCGCGACGTGGTTGACGGACGCCCGCGCTCCGTCTACCGGAAATTCGGCCTCTCCCGCGTCCGCCTGCGCGAAGAAGCCCACGCAGGCAACCTGCCTGGCGTTACGAAATCCAGCTGGTGACAGAAACACCCTTTTAGGAGACTCTCATGAAGGTCCGCGCCTCCATCCGCTCGCTGGCAGCAGCTCCCGGATCCAAGGTGGTTCGCCGCCGTGGCCACCTCTACGTCATCAACAAAGCGAACCCTCGCTTCAAGGCACGCCAGGGCTGAGTAGCAGCCTCGTGGGCACGATAGCGCGAGCCCCGGACCGACAAGACGTCGATCCGGGGCTCAAATAATGCGCACAGACCCGCCATAAACGCCCCAGGAGCTCTCCAGAGCCACCAGAGCCACCTTTGCTCCTTTCAGATGCTTTCGACTACCTGCAACGCCTCGGTAAGGCTTTGCAACGCTTGGCAATCAGACCTACAGCTCACAGCACGCAATTCCGTTTTCCTTGCTGCTGCTCCAAGGTCAGCGAAGCGATACACGAAGCCAAAAAATTGCCGGATTACCTATTAGCCAACGCTGCAAAAAGATTCAGTAATCAATAGCTCGACTCGCCTTTGCTTCCTCATGCCGTTATCACATGAGAAAGCACTCAGAATCCATGAATTTATTTTGAGCACAGGAAGATTCCCCACTTAACTTGAATCAATAGGGCTTTCGTTTGCTCAGAAAATTTATTCCTTAATTCCCCAGACTGCTTCTCAAGCAAGAA
This region of Dermatophilus congolensis genomic DNA includes:
- the rpmB gene encoding 50S ribosomal protein L28; translated protein: MSARCQVTGATPQFGNSVSHSHRRTKRRFDPNIQRKRYWVPSLGRHVTINLSAKAIGIVDRRGIDAVAAELIAKGERI
- the rpmG gene encoding 50S ribosomal protein L33, which produces MAKSNEIRPIIKLRSTAGTGYTYVTRKNKRNDPDRMHLTKYDPIVRRHVEFKEER
- the rpsN gene encoding 30S ribosomal protein S14, whose amino-acid sequence is MAKKSKIAKDAQRREIVARYADRRAELKRTILSPQSSPEEVSDAVKALAKLPRDSSPTRLRNRDVVDGRPRSVYRKFGLSRVRLREEAHAGNLPGVTKSSW
- the ykgO gene encoding type B 50S ribosomal protein L36, which encodes MKVRASIRSLAAAPGSKVVRRRGHLYVINKANPRFKARQG